Genomic segment of Bacteroidales bacterium:
GAATGCCGGAACTATTTTTTTTATTACATCACGTGCATGTTGTTCCTCAGAACTGAAGTAAAGGGCAATTTTTTTAAACGGATCACGTGGCCTCTCCCCCATAATTTTTGCAAAATCGCTTTCGGATAATGCAAAAGTTTTCCCGACCTCATCTTTTAAAGTATAATATCTCCGATCTCTTTTATAAGTGACCCTGAGTTTTACAGGATAAAGATTATCTTTACGGGGCTTTCTTGTTTCAAGAATTATGGCAGTAGTTACTTCGTTTTGCATAAAGAAATGTTTTATATGGTACACACAAAAGTACACACAAAATAACAAATAATCGCAAAAATAAGCAAAAAGATATTAACATAAAAACGCTGAAAACCCTATATTTCACAAGGTTTCATAACAAATTCACAAAAAATCGCTGAAGGGTATTTTTATGACTACGGATCAGAAGGTTGCAGGTTTGAATCCCGCCGGGGTCACTACAAAGAGGGAAATGCCCTCTTTTTTATTATGTACTACGTTTACGTTATTCAAAGTGAAAATTACGGAAAAAGGTATACAGGGTTTACAAAAGACCTCTATAATAGAATTAATGAACATAACAACGGAAATACAAAATCAATAAAACCTTACATCCCTTACAAGTTAATATATTTTGAAACTGTCGAAAATATTGCTCTCGCAAGAACACGCGAAAAATATTTGAAAAGTGCTGCAGGAAGAAGATTTATTAAGAAAATCAATCCTGACGGATCAGAAGCCCGCCTGAACGACTTCAGTCGGGCAGGGTTGCAGGTTTGAATCCCGCCGGGGTCACTACAAAGAGGGAAATGCCCTCTTTTTTATTATGTACTACGTTTACGTTATTCAAAGTGAAAATTACGGAAAAAGGTATACAGGGTTTACAAAAGACCTCTATAATAGAATTAATGAACATAACAACGGAAATACAAAATCAATAAAACCTTACATCCCTTACAAGTTAATATATTTTGAAACTGTCGAAAATATTGCTCTCGCAAGAACACGCGAAAAATATTTGAAAAGTGCTGCAGGAAGAAGATTTATTAAGAAAATCAATCCTGACGGATCAGAAGCCCGCCTGAACGACTTCAGTCGGGCAGGGTTGCAGGTTTGAATCCC
This window contains:
- a CDS encoding GIY-YIG nuclease family protein, with the translated sequence MYYVYVIQSENYGKRYTGFTKDLYNRINEHNNGNTKSIKPYIPYKLIYFETVENIALARTREKYLKSAAGRRFIKKINPDGSEARLNDFSRAGLQV